The Tessaracoccus flavus genome includes the window AAGGCCATCGACGAGCTGCGCTGATGAGCGAGCCTTTCGAGCCGAACCCGGCCCCGCCCACGTGGACGGCGGTCGGTCCCGACCACGACGCCGCCCCACCTCCCATCCCCACGTGGGCGAAGGTGCTGGGTGTGACGGCGTTGGCGCTGTTGGTTGTGCTCGCAGGGCTGCTCGGCACCGCTCTCGGGCGGTGGTCCCCGACCCCGGCACCATCGGCGACCCCGTCGCCGTCGCCGTCGCCCTCGTTCGAGCTCACGCCTCCCGTCCAGGTCGGCGAGTTCGTCGCCGGTGACATCACCGAGAGCGCGGGCCCCGCACCGCTCAACCAACGCATCGTCAGGGCCAGCTACAGCGACGGGTCGGACAGACTGCTTCTCGTCCTCACCTGGCCCGAGGAGGACATCGACACCTTCGTGACCGGGGCCGGCATCGAGGACGCCCAGGAGCTGACGGCAGGCACCATCTGCGGTACGTCCCTCGACACTGACCTCCCGGCCTGCGCGCGGCTCTCCGGAGACACCGGCCTGCTCCTGCTGGCGGTGACGGAGCAGCGCCCGACCGTCGTGGCGGCGCTCCTGTCGGAGTTCGAGCGCGCGCTGGTGGATTGAGGCACGCGCCGGGCAGCCCGTGATGCTCGGCAGCCCACCCGATACTCTGGACGGGCACACCAGCGGGCCGAGCCCGTCCAACCCCGAGGCATGACCGTGACCGACCACCCCAGATACGACACCCGTCTCGACCGGTACGTCGACAGCTACGCACAGCGCACCAACGGGATGCGGGTCTCCGCCGTCCGCGCGCTGTTCGCCGTTGCGAACCGCCCGGAGATCGTGTCTCTTGCTGGTGGCATGCCGAACATCAAGGACCTCCCGCTGGGCGACATCGCCGACTCCATGGCCGAGATGATCCGCACCCGGGGCACGCAGGTGATGCAGTACGGCTCGGGCCAGGGCGAGCCGGAGCTCCGCGAACAGATCCTTGACGTCATGGCCCTCGAGGGCATCGTCGCCCACCCCGACGACCTCGTCATCACGGCCGGTTCGCAGCAGGGTCTGGATCTGGTCACCCGCATCTTCTGCGATCCCGGCGACGTCGTGCTCGCGGAATCCCCCTCGTACGTGGGGGCGCTCGGCACCTTCCTCAGCTACCAGGTCGAGGTGGTGCACGTCCCCTCGGACGATCAGGGCCTCGACCCCGTCGCACTCGTGGAGACCATCGCGCGGGTGAAGGCGGCGGGCAAGCGCATCAAGTTCCTCTACACCATCCCGAACTACAACAATCCATCCGGCGTCACCCAGTCCGCGAGGCGCCGCCTCGACATCGTCGCGGCCTGCCGCGCCGCGGGCGTGCTCGTGGTCGAGGACAACCCCTACGGCCTGCTCGCCCTCGACGCCGAACCCATCCCCGCCATGCGCTCGGCCGCCGACGACGTCATCTACCTCGGGTCCTTTTCCAAGACCTTCGCCCCCGGGTTCCGCGTCGGCTGGGTGCTGGCCCCCCACGCGGTGCGGGAGAAGCTCGTGCTCGCGCAGGAGTCGGCCACGCTGTGTCCGCCCGTGTTCAGCCAGTTCGCGATCAGCAACTACCTGGCCAACCACGACTGGAAGGGCCAGGTCGTCGTCTTCCGCGACATGTACCGCGGCCGCCGCGACGCGATGCTCTCCGCGCTGGAGGAGGAGATGCCGCCGGGCACCTCGTGGACCCGACCGGCGGGCGGCTTCTTCGTGTGGGTCACCCTCCCCGAGGGGCTCGACTCACAGGCCATGCTTCCACGCGGCGTCGACGCCCGCGTCGCCTTCGTGCCCGGCAGCGCGTTCTACGCCGACGGCCAGGGTGCCCGCAATGTCAGGCTCTCCTTCTGCTTCCCGCCGGCCGAACGCATCGAAGTGGGCGTACAGCGCTTCGCCGAAGTGGTCCGCCGTGAACTCGACATGATGGACATCTTCGGCGTCCACTCCCCCGCCCCCATCGAACCCCATCGTCCCGCCGGCCCTGGCCCGGACCTGAGCTGACAAGGAGTCACGCATGACCGTCATCGTCATCGCCGGAGGCCTCAGCCACGAGCGCGACGTCTCGCTGCGCTCCGGTCGTCGCGTGGCCCAGGCCCTGCGCGACGCAGGCCTCGACGTCTTGGAGACCGACGTCAACGCCGACCTCGTCGGCCTCATCCGCAGCACCGACGACGCCGTCGTCGTCCCGATGCTCCACGGCGGCCTCGGTGAGGACGGGGCGCTCCGCGAGGTGCTGGAGATCCTGGGGGTCCCCTTCGTCGGACCGACCGGGGCCTCGTCCCGGCTGACGTTCGACAAGGCGATCGCCACCTCCGTCGTCCGCGGGGCGGGACTCGCGACGCCGCGCCAGATCGCTCTGCCCCACGACATCTTCCGCGAACTCGGCGCGCCCGCCCTCATGGAGGGCATCGGCGCGCAGCTCGGTTACCCGCTCGTCGTGAAGCCGACCCGCAGCGGCTCGGCACTCGGCGTCACCAAGGTGGACTCCCCCGCCGCTCTGCCCTCCGCGCTGGTCGCCGCCTACGCGTACGGCACCGTCGCGGTGGTGGAGCAGTACCTGTCGGGCGTGGAGATCGCCGTCACGGTGCTCGACCTGGGTGACGGCGCCACCGCGTTGCCGCCCGTGGAGATCCGCCCGGAGTCGGGCGTCTACAACTACGAATCCCGCTACACCGCCGGCGCCACCCGGTTCGTCACGCCCGCGGAGCTCCCCGACGACGTACTCGCCGCGGCCGGCGAACTGGCGGTCGCGGCGCACCGCGCTCTGGGGCTGCGCCACTTGTCCCGGGTCGACATGATCGTCGAGCCCGACGGACGCCCCGTGTTCTTCGAGGGCAACGTGGCACCCGGCATGACGGAGACGTCGCTCGCCCCGCTGGCCTTCGAGGCCGCCGGTCTGGAGTTGAGTGACGTCTTCGCCCGTCTGGTCGACCTGGCGAGGGGTTGATATGGGGCTGCGCGCCAAGCAGGCCGTGGCGCTCGCCGCCGGGGTGGTCCTCGCCATCGTCATGGTGCTGCTGGGGCTCTGGCAGCAGGCCTCCTACGAGGAGTCCACGCGCGACGTCTCCGCGGAGCGGGCTGCGATGGAGCCCGTCTCGTTGCTGGACAACATCGCCGAGGACGGGAGCATCGAGGATATCTACGGTCGCAGGGTCCAGGTCTCCGGTGTCTACGAGGAACTGCCGACGCTGTTCGTCGGAAGCGAGCCGCCGCTGCGTGTGGTTGGCGCCCTGAGGACCACCGACGACCGAGTGCTGGCCGTGGTCCGCGGAGCCAGCGACCTGCCTGACGCCCCTCCCCCGCCGTCGGGCCAGCAGGACATCACGGGGATCTTCCTGGCTCCGGATCTGGCCACCGATCGGGTTGCCGACGGCGCCGACCTCGGCAGCCTTCGGATCCAGGCACTCGCCCAGGACTGGCCCTCTCCGCTGATCGCCGGGTACGTCACGCTGTCGGCTGACGACGCCGCGGCCCAAGGCCTTGAGCCGGCCCCCCTGCTCCTCCCGGAGGCGGAAGGCTCAGCCACGCACCGCGGCTACGCCCTCCAGTGGTGGGTATTCGCGGCAGGCGCCATCGCGTTCGGCGTCTACGCAGCCCGTGGCCTGGAACAGGACGAGAAGAAGCGTCAGCGCAGAGCCGCCGAGACCCACCCGACCCCCTGAGCTGAGCCCGATCCTCGGCTCCCGAGCACTACCGTGCGTCGGGTGGTGAGTTGAGCAAATGAGATGGGTCAACGCCGCGACACGCCGGTGAAACGATGTTTTGATTCGTTCACCTGTCTCATTTGCTCAACGCAACCCTTCACGACGACGAGCGCTCGATGACGCTGCGGACGTGCTTGGTGGCGAAGTGCTCCGCGACGAAGGAGAGGAACGGCACGGTGCCGGCGGCCATGATGCCCAGGAACCACTTGATCGGCCACCCGACCCTGCGCCCGAGGTCGTAGGCGGTGATCAGGAGTACGGCGTAGAGCCAGCCGTGCGGCACGCCCGTCCACGTGACCACACGACCGTCGCCCCAGATGTACTTGAGCGGGAGTCCGACGCACATGAGGATGACCAGCAGGATGCCCACCACCCAGGCCATCACCCGATAGCGCAGCAGGGCTCCACGGATCCCGGGGATATCCTCAGGATCTACGATGTCGCTCCGCGACTCATACTCATTCATAATTCTAGCCTTTTATCGATATATGGTTATGCCGGTTTGGCGCTCTAGCGTTTAGCCGCTACAGCGTTTTGCCGTCGAGGATGGCCATGATGCGCTCCAGATCGTCCCCAGACGCGAACTCGATCGTGATCTTCCCCTTGTTTCGCCCGATGTTCACCTTCACCCGCGTATCGAAGTGATCACTCAGGTGTCCCGCGATCTCCCGCTCGCGATCGCTCGGGGTACGTGGAGCTCGGCTCGCAGATCGACGCACGCCTGTCCCCCGGCCCATCGCGACGATCTCCTCCGTCGAACGCACTGACAAGCCCTCCGCCACGATTCGCTCCGCCAGGTGTTCCTGGAGCTCGGGGTCGTCGAGACCGAGCAGAGCGCGTGCATGTCCGGCTGAGAGCACCCCTGCCGCCACCTTGGATTGGACCCGTGCGGGCAGATTCAGGAGCCGCAGTGTGTTGGAGATCTGGGGTCGCGAACGGTGGATGCGTTGGCTGAGCTCCTCCTTCGTGCAGGCGAAGTCCTCCAACAGCTGCTGGTAGGCGTGCGCCTCCTCGAGGGGGTTCAGGTTGGCCCGGTGCAGGTTCTCCAGCAGGGCGTCGCGCAGCAGTGCCGTGTCGTCGGTACCGCGCACAATCGCCGGAATAGTCGCGCGGCCGGCGATCTTGCTCGCCCGCAGCCGCCGCTCCCCCATGATGAGCTCGAAGGCGTCGCGGCCCGCCCTGCGGACGACAACAGGCTGCAGCACGCCGAACTCCGCGATCGACTCGGCCAGTTCGCCCAGTTCATCCTCGTCGAAGACCGTCCGAGGCTGCTGGGGGTTCGGTTGCACCTGGTCAACCGGGATCTCCAGAAATACGGAACCGTCACTGAGGGCGACATCGCCCTCGTCGTCGGTCTTGGCGAACAGGTCCCCCAGACCCTTGCCCAGTCCGCTGTGTCTTGCGGCCATGGTCAGACCTCCCCTCGTCGCGCGATTTCCTCTGCTGCCGCTTGGTAGGCCACAGCGCCTACCGACTTCGGCTGATACGTGATGACGGTCTGGCCGAAGCTCGGCGCCTCCGCAATGCGCACTGAGCGCGGGATTTCCGGCGTCAGCGTCTGCGTCGGGAAGTGCTTGCGCACCTCATCCGCCACCTCACGCGACAGGTTCGTGCGCTGGTCGAACATCGTGAGGAGGATGGTGCTGAGCTCCAGATCGTCGTTCAGGTTTCCTTTCACGCGCGCAATGGTGCGCATGAGCTGCGTGACACCTTCCAGAGCGTAGTACTCGCACTGGATCGGGACGAGGATCTCGGTGGACGCCACTAGCGCGTTCAACGTGAGCAGGCCAAGCGATGGTGGGCAGTCGAAGAAGATGTAGTCCACGCCGGACTCTTCGACGTACTGCTCGATTGCATCGCGCATGCGATGTTCGCGGCCCCGGAGGTTGACCAGTTCCAACTCGGCTGCAGCCAGGTCGATGGCCGCCGGCAGCACGTGCAGGTTGGGGGAGTGGGGTGAGGGCTGGGCATGCTCGATGATGCCGACGCCTTCTAGGAGCACCTCGTACGTGCCCTTCGTACCGGGCGAGTGCTCGACGCCGAGCGCGGTGGACGCGTTGCCCTGCGGGTCGGTGTCGACGACGAGGACGTTCAAGCCGCCGAGAGCGAGGGCAGTCGCAATATTCACGGTTGTCGTGGTCTTGCCCACGCCGCCCTTTTGATTGGCGACGACGAAGATCCGGGGAGAAGACGGCCGGGGGAGCGCACTCGAGGCTGTCGCATAGTCGACGATCTCGTCGCCGTACTCGTCCTCCACGCTGGCGCTGGGATCGACTGCGGCCCGACGTGGGGTCGTTTCACGTGAAACGGACGCGTGGTCCTTCCATGGTTCGTTGTCGATCGTCGGCTTCCGCTTTCGGAAGAACAGCGCCATTGAGGCCTCCTCTGGGTCG containing:
- a CDS encoding PLP-dependent aminotransferase family protein, encoding MTVTDHPRYDTRLDRYVDSYAQRTNGMRVSAVRALFAVANRPEIVSLAGGMPNIKDLPLGDIADSMAEMIRTRGTQVMQYGSGQGEPELREQILDVMALEGIVAHPDDLVITAGSQQGLDLVTRIFCDPGDVVLAESPSYVGALGTFLSYQVEVVHVPSDDQGLDPVALVETIARVKAAGKRIKFLYTIPNYNNPSGVTQSARRRLDIVAACRAAGVLVVEDNPYGLLALDAEPIPAMRSAADDVIYLGSFSKTFAPGFRVGWVLAPHAVREKLVLAQESATLCPPVFSQFAISNYLANHDWKGQVVVFRDMYRGRRDAMLSALEEEMPPGTSWTRPAGGFFVWVTLPEGLDSQAMLPRGVDARVAFVPGSAFYADGQGARNVRLSFCFPPAERIEVGVQRFAEVVRRELDMMDIFGVHSPAPIEPHRPAGPGPDLS
- a CDS encoding D-alanine--D-alanine ligase family protein: MTVIVIAGGLSHERDVSLRSGRRVAQALRDAGLDVLETDVNADLVGLIRSTDDAVVVPMLHGGLGEDGALREVLEILGVPFVGPTGASSRLTFDKAIATSVVRGAGLATPRQIALPHDIFRELGAPALMEGIGAQLGYPLVVKPTRSGSALGVTKVDSPAALPSALVAAYAYGTVAVVEQYLSGVEIAVTVLDLGDGATALPPVEIRPESGVYNYESRYTAGATRFVTPAELPDDVLAAAGELAVAAHRALGLRHLSRVDMIVEPDGRPVFFEGNVAPGMTETSLAPLAFEAAGLELSDVFARLVDLARG
- a CDS encoding SURF1 family protein; this translates as MGLRAKQAVALAAGVVLAIVMVLLGLWQQASYEESTRDVSAERAAMEPVSLLDNIAEDGSIEDIYGRRVQVSGVYEELPTLFVGSEPPLRVVGALRTTDDRVLAVVRGASDLPDAPPPPSGQQDITGIFLAPDLATDRVADGADLGSLRIQALAQDWPSPLIAGYVTLSADDAAAQGLEPAPLLLPEAEGSATHRGYALQWWVFAAGAIAFGVYAARGLEQDEKKRQRRAAETHPTP
- a CDS encoding DUF3817 domain-containing protein; this encodes MNEYESRSDIVDPEDIPGIRGALLRYRVMAWVVGILLVILMCVGLPLKYIWGDGRVVTWTGVPHGWLYAVLLITAYDLGRRVGWPIKWFLGIMAAGTVPFLSFVAEHFATKHVRSVIERSSS
- a CDS encoding ParB/RepB/Spo0J family partition protein, which translates into the protein MAARHSGLGKGLGDLFAKTDDEGDVALSDGSVFLEIPVDQVQPNPQQPRTVFDEDELGELAESIAEFGVLQPVVVRRAGRDAFELIMGERRLRASKIAGRATIPAIVRGTDDTALLRDALLENLHRANLNPLEEAHAYQQLLEDFACTKEELSQRIHRSRPQISNTLRLLNLPARVQSKVAAGVLSAGHARALLGLDDPELQEHLAERIVAEGLSVRSTEEIVAMGRGTGVRRSASRAPRTPSDREREIAGHLSDHFDTRVKVNIGRNKGKITIEFASGDDLERIMAILDGKTL
- a CDS encoding ParA family protein, producing MALFFRKRKPTIDNEPWKDHASVSRETTPRRAAVDPSASVEDEYGDEIVDYATASSALPRPSSPRIFVVANQKGGVGKTTTTVNIATALALGGLNVLVVDTDPQGNASTALGVEHSPGTKGTYEVLLEGVGIIEHAQPSPHSPNLHVLPAAIDLAAAELELVNLRGREHRMRDAIEQYVEESGVDYIFFDCPPSLGLLTLNALVASTEILVPIQCEYYALEGVTQLMRTIARVKGNLNDDLELSTILLTMFDQRTNLSREVADEVRKHFPTQTLTPEIPRSVRIAEAPSFGQTVITYQPKSVGAVAYQAAAEEIARRGEV